A genomic window from Vigna radiata var. radiata cultivar VC1973A chromosome 2, Vradiata_ver6, whole genome shotgun sequence includes:
- the LOC106755636 gene encoding protein trichome birefringence-like 33: MENLMKASSSSFFPSLLRVKPRSSSYLFTLLAFILFATIISGHDFLLILHPYPKDQTQTLFFSTPRNTTTVTETKREEGGGCDVFQGRWVRDELTRPLYEESDCPYIQPQLTCQEHGRPEKEYQRWRWQPHGCDLPTFNASLMLEKVRGKRMMFVGDSLNRGQYVSLVCLLHHLIPEHAKSMETLGSLTIFRAKEYNATIEFYWAPFLLESNSDNAVIHRVTDRIVRKGSINTHGRHWKGADIIVFNTYLWWITGSKMKILLGSFNDEVKKTVEMSTEDAYRMAMKSMVRWVKLNMDSNTTRVFFTSMSPSHAKSIEWGRESEGNCYNETTPIDDPTYWGSDSKRTIMQVIGEVFGKSKVPITFLNITQLSNYRKDAHTSIYKKQWNPLTSEQLANPASYADCVHWCLPGLQDTWNELLFAKLFFP, encoded by the exons ATGGAAAATTTGATGAAGGCATCGTCTTCCTCCTTCTTCCCTTCACTTCTGAGAGTGAAGCCTCGCTCCTCTTCTTACCTCTTCACCCTCTTAGCTTTCATTCTCTTCGCTACGATCATCTCTGGTCATGACTTTCTCTTAATCTTGCATCCATACCCTAAGGATCAAACACAAACCCTCTTCTTCTCTACACCCC GAAACACGACGACGGTGACAGAAACCAAAAGAGAAGAAGGAGGAGGGTGTGACGTGTTCCAGGGAAGGTGGGTACGCGACGAGTTGACTCGCCCACTGTACGAGGAATCGGATTGTCCCTACATACAGCCCCAGTTAACATGTCAAGAACACGGTCGGCCTGAGAAGGAGTATCAACGATGGCGATGGCAACCTCACGGTTGCGATCTTCCCAC ATTCAATGCAAGTTTAATGCTGGAGAAAGTTCGTGGGAAGAGGATGATGTTTGTTGGAGACTCTCTGAACCGAGGTCAATATGTCTCTTTGGTATGTCTTCTCCATCACCTCATTCCTGAACATGCCAAATCCATGGAAACTCTTGGTTCCCTCACCATCTTTAGAGCCAAG GAATACAATGCCACAATTGAGTTTTACTGGGCACCTTTTCTACTTGAATCAAACTCCGATAATGCTGTGATCCATAGGGTAACTGATAGAATAGTGAGAAAGGGTTCAATCAACACTCATGGTCGTCACTGGAAAGGTGCTGACATTATCGTATTCAACACTTATCTTTGGTGGATAACTGGATCTAAGATGAAGATCTT GCTTGGATCTTTTAATGATGAAGTAAAGAAGACTGTTGAGATGTCAACAGAAGATGCTTATCGTATGGCTATGAAAAGTATGGTTAGATGGGTGAAGTTGAACATGGACTCCAACACGACAAGAGTATTCTTCACCAGCATGTCACCTTCTCATGCAAA AAGCATAGAGTGGGGAAGAGAATCAGAAGGGAATTGCTACaatgaaacaacaccaattgaTGATCCAACATATTGGGGTTCTGATTCTAAAAGAACCATAATGCAAGTAATTGGAGAAGTGTTTGGAAAATCGAAAGTACCTATAACTTTTCTCAACATTACTCAACTTTCCAACTACCGAAAAGATGCACACACGTCAATTTACAAGAAGCAATGGAACCCATTGACTTCAGAGCAACTGGCTAACCCTGCTAGCTACGCTGATTGTGTGCATTGGTGTTTGCCAGGACTTCAAGACACTTGGAACGAACTTTTGTTTGCTAAGTTATTTTTTCCTTAA
- the LOC106777620 gene encoding uncharacterized protein LOC106777620 isoform X1, whose protein sequence is MSFQPSTFAMSMLHQRIIIIIFFTLLLPVTSATASGPCRFSFPDGDRLYNYTLSSPIRNFPHGILSEDGACRFYKVAVNETTLWFQLCDGMVFNHDPPVCADCWDCGGPNQCGTQCNALVANKVGGYHVCTAIGRGPKIDVNIIDKKNPHTGVIVKMSNNGPKFNCSLAVSVICNSNGVQGPQALERLGACDYVTELKHPSGCAVIINVHGGGLGWFGTLMIIVLCLFAAYLLAGIVYRFFFLGIRGVDIIPNLDFWVSLPRRLQSLCSSLVRRFKGPSESYRSSYSPVNF, encoded by the exons atgtcttTTCAACCTTCCACCTTCGCAATGTCAATGCTGCATCAacgcatcatcatcatcatcttcttcacgcTTCTTCTACCCGTCACCTCCGCCACCGCCTCCGGACCTTGCCGATTCTCTTTTCCCGACGGAGACCGTCTCTACAATTACACCCTCTCTTCTCCCATCCGCAACTTCCCTCACGGCATCCTCAGCGAAGACGG TGCTTGTAGATTTTACAAAGTGGCAGTAAACGAGACCACACTTTGGTTTCAG CTTTGCGATGGAATGGTTTTCAATCATGACCCTCCAGTATGTGCTGACTGCTGG GATTGTGGAGGCCCAAATCAATGTGGGACTCAGTGCAACGCACTCGTGGCAAACAAAGTTGGAG GTTATCATGTATGCACAGCCATAGGACGTGGCCCAAAAATAGATGTTAATATAATTG ATAAGAAAAATCCCCATACTGGTGTCATTGTTAAAATGTCAAACAATGGCCCCAAGTTCAACTGTTCGCTAGCTGTATCTGTTATTTGCAATTCAAATGGAGTGCAG GGACCACAAGCTCTGGAGAGATTAGGTGCCTGTGATTAT GTTACAGAGCTGAAACACCCATCTGGTTGTGCCGTCATTATAAATGTTCATGGAGGAGGGTTGGGGTGGTTTGGCACCTTAATGATCAT TGTTTTGTGCCTTTTTGCTGCATATCTCCTGGCTGGTATAGTTTACCGATTTTTCTTCCTCGGGATTCGTGGTGTAGAT ATTATCCCTAACTTGGACTTCTGGGTCAGCTTGCCTAGGAGACTACAG AGTCTGTGTTCTTCTTTGGTAAGGAGGTTTAAGGGACCGTCTGAAAGTTACCGGAGTTCCTATTCACCTGTGAACTTCTGA
- the LOC106777121 gene encoding DEAD-box ATP-dependent RNA helicase 18: MDSDFPNKALTSTRFSDLNPPLSDPVLQALSQSGFDFCTPVQAATIPLLCSFKDVAVDAATGSGKTLAFVVPLVEILRRSCSHPKPHQVLGIIISPTRELSTQIYNVAQPFISTLENVKSMLLVGGAEVKADIKKIEEKGANILIGTPGRLYDIMNRMDVLDFKNFEILILDEADRLLDMGFQKQITSIISQLPKLRRTGLFSATQTEAIEELSKAGLRNPVRVEVRAETKSENDLVSSKLPESSKTPSGLHIEYLECEEDKKPSQLIDILIKNRSRKIIIYFMTCACVDYWGTVLPCLSVLKGSSLIPLHGKMKQSSREKALATFTSLSNGILLCTDVAARGLDIPGVDCIVQYDPPQDPNVFVHRVGRTARLGKQGHAVVFLLPKEESYVEFLRIRRIPLHERICSDGALDVVPQIRSAAKKDRDIMEKGIKAFVSYIRAYKEHHCSYIFRWKELEIGKLAMGYGLLQLPSMPEVKHHSLSTDGFEPVEDINFEDIKYRDKSREKQRKKNLQAKKEAKEKEPKPQKPKKTPDAVMRKKTARQRRAQQTIEDEEELMQEYRLLKKLKKGTIDENEYAKLTGTEELL; encoded by the exons ATGGATTCCGACTTCCCGAACAAGGCGTTGACGAGCACGCGTTTTTCCGACCTGAATCCGCCACTTTCCGACCCCGTTCTGCAAGCCCTATCACAATCTGGCTTCGACTTCTGCACGCCGGTCCAAGCCGCCACCATTCCTTTGCTCTGCAGCTTCAAAGACGTTGCCGTTGACGCCGCCACCGGTTCCGGAAAAACCCTAGCCTTTGTCGTCCCTCTCGTTGAGATTCTGCGCCGGTCATGCTCTCACCCCAAGCCTCACCAG GTGCTAGGGATTATTATATCTCCTACAAGGGAGCTTTCAACCCAAATATATAATGTGGCACAACCATTCATTTCGACATTGGAGAATGTTAAGTCCATGCTCCTCGTTGGTGGAGCGGAAGTAAAAGCAGACATAAAGAAAATAGAGGAGAAAGGAGCAAACATATTGATCGGCACGCCTGGGCGGTTATATGACATAATGAATCGGATGGATGTCTTGGATTTTAAAAACTTCGAG attttgattttggatgaggCTGATAGACTCCTAGATATGGGATTCCAGAAGCAGATAACTTCTATTATATCTCAATTGCCTAAGCTTCGTAGAACTGGTCTATTTTCTGCTACTCAAACTGAGGCTATTGAAGAGCTTTCTAAGGCAGGACTGAGAAACCCTGTGAGGGTTGAAGTTCGAGCAGAAACTAAATCAGAAAATGATCTCGTGTCTTCAAAACTGCCAGAATCTTCAAAAACACCTTCAGGACTTCACATTGAG TACTTGGAATGCGAGGAAGATAAGAAGCCATCACAGCTAATAGATATTCTTATTAAAAACCGctcaagaaaaattataat ATATTTCATGACTTGTGCTTGCGTTGATTATTGGGGAACTGTCCTTCCTTGTCTTTCTGTTTTGAAAGGTTCCTCCTTGATTCCCCTACATGGAAAGATGAAGCAG TCTTCAAGGGAGAAAGCACTAGCTACATTTACATCCCTGTCAAATGGAATTCTGCTATGTACGGATGTTGCTGCGCGAGGACTAGACATACCAGGCGTTGATTGTATAGTGCAG TATGATCCCCCTCAAGATCCAAATGTTTTTGTACATAGAGTTGGTCGAACTGCTCGGCTGGGAAAACAGGGTCATGCTGTTGTCTTCTTATTACCAAAG GAGGAATCTTATGTAGAATTCTTGCGTATAAGAAGAATCCCTCTCCATGAGAGAATATGTTCTGATGGTGCATTGGATGTTGTTCCTCAG ATTCGTTCTGCTGCAAAAAAAGATCGTGATATCATGGAGAAAGGAATTAAGGCTTTTGTCTCTTACATCCGTGCTTATAAAGAGCATCACTGCTCTTATATTTTTAG GTGGAAAGAACTTGAAATTGGCAAATTGGCCATGGGATATGGCTTATTACAACTTCCTTCAATGCCAGAGGTAAAACATCACTCACTTTCCACTGACGGATTTGAACCAGTTGAAGATATCAATTTCGAGGACATTAAGTACAg GGATAAATCACGGgagaaacaaagaaagaagaacCTACAAGCAAAGAAAGAAGCCAAAGAGAAAGAACCAAAACctcaaaaaccaaagaaaaccCCAGATGCTGTCATGCGGAAGAAAACAGCTCGACAGAGACGTGCTCAGCAGACAATAGAAGACGAGGAGGAGTTGATGCAAGAATACCGCTTgttgaagaaattgaagaaagggACCATAGACGAGAATGAATATGCCAAGTTGACAGGCACTGAGGAGTTACTTTGA
- the LOC106777620 gene encoding uncharacterized protein LOC106777620 isoform X3, with amino-acid sequence MSFQPSTFAMSMLHQRIIIIIFFTLLLPVTSATASGPCRFSFPDGDRLYNYTLSSPIRNFPHGILSEDGACRFYKVAVNETTLWFQLCDGMVFNHDPPVCADCWDCGGPNQCGTQCNALVANKVGGYHVCTAIGRGPKIDVNIIDKKNPHTGVIVKMSNNGPKFNCSLAVSVICNSNGVQGPQALERLGACDYVTELKHPSGCAVIINVHGGGLGWFGTLMIILSLTWTSGSACLGDYRVCVLLW; translated from the exons atgtcttTTCAACCTTCCACCTTCGCAATGTCAATGCTGCATCAacgcatcatcatcatcatcttcttcacgcTTCTTCTACCCGTCACCTCCGCCACCGCCTCCGGACCTTGCCGATTCTCTTTTCCCGACGGAGACCGTCTCTACAATTACACCCTCTCTTCTCCCATCCGCAACTTCCCTCACGGCATCCTCAGCGAAGACGG TGCTTGTAGATTTTACAAAGTGGCAGTAAACGAGACCACACTTTGGTTTCAG CTTTGCGATGGAATGGTTTTCAATCATGACCCTCCAGTATGTGCTGACTGCTGG GATTGTGGAGGCCCAAATCAATGTGGGACTCAGTGCAACGCACTCGTGGCAAACAAAGTTGGAG GTTATCATGTATGCACAGCCATAGGACGTGGCCCAAAAATAGATGTTAATATAATTG ATAAGAAAAATCCCCATACTGGTGTCATTGTTAAAATGTCAAACAATGGCCCCAAGTTCAACTGTTCGCTAGCTGTATCTGTTATTTGCAATTCAAATGGAGTGCAG GGACCACAAGCTCTGGAGAGATTAGGTGCCTGTGATTAT GTTACAGAGCTGAAACACCCATCTGGTTGTGCCGTCATTATAAATGTTCATGGAGGAGGGTTGGGGTGGTTTGGCACCTTAATGATCAT ATTATCCCTAACTTGGACTTCTGGGTCAGCTTGCCTAGGAGACTACAG AGTCTGTGTTCTTCTTTGGTAA
- the LOC106777164 gene encoding cytosolic endo-beta-N-acetylglucosaminidase 1 — MIPRLLGVYINRQFLINVRHILRSFVAAIQTSYDFVAMSNPKSETVSESSVSEPPPTQPSVPISYPIKTLEELESRSYFDSFHYPFNRASVPILNGGSSSLPQRRRLLVCHDMAGGYLDDKWIQGGTNPDAYAIWHWHLIDVFVYFSHSLVTLPPPSWTNTAHRHGVKVLGTFITEWDEGRTACNTLLSTKETAHMYAERLAELAADLGFDGWLINMEVNLDPGQIPNLIEFVDHLSLTMHSSVPGSLVLWYDSVTVEGKLNWQDQLNEHNKPFFDICDGIFVNYTWKEDYPRLSAAVANERKFDVYMGIDVFGRNTYGGGQWNVDVALDLLRKNDVSAAIFAPGWVYETKQAPDFETAQNSWWGQVEKSWGVLRKFPGPLPFYTNFDQGRGYHISVDGDNVSDTTWCNISCQGFQPQLKLLDPSNSIQVSVDLKETSYSGGGNITFKGSLEEKTYFESKIFQVGFLLSELPVHFIYTVKSDSNSSLGLKLEFTSTGEGRRASILLASREVNNFSDKFSKVIMTRERKGFSSGWVINEGVVAMSGYTLREIHAVCYRSDSNDNDGTVASPSEYFALLGHITIKSVDYKSDFPLSSSWLVDGSCIKWTSDPLGSKTLDVKISWKLKHENSYLFLKFNVYLVKLSKQAGGNPGTTLEDVKEYLGVAQVSCFYVSDLKVSSDTSTLKFIIQVCGVDGTIQELDESPYYELEVEGP, encoded by the exons ATGATTCCTCGGCTTCTGGGTGTCTATATAAACCGCCAATTCTTAATCAACGTTCGACATATCCTACGTTCCTTTGTTGCAGCGATTCAGACATCATACGATTTCGTTGCCATGTCCAATCCCAAATCAGAGACAGTGTCAGAATCCTCCGTTTCAGAGCCTCCACCGACGCAACCCTCTGTGCCCATTTCCTACCCAATCAAAACACTTGAGGAGTTGGAGTCTCGCTCGTATTTCGACTCCTTTCACTACCCTTTCAACAGGGCTTCGGTTCCCATTCTCAATGGAGGTTCTTCTTCGTTGCCCCAGAGGCGAAGATTGCTTGTCTGCCATGACATGGCTGGGGGCTACTTGGATGACAAGTGGATTCAAGGTGGCACTAACCCCGATGCTTATGCCATTTGGCATTGGCACTTGATCGATGTTTTTGTCTACTTTTCACACAGTCTCGTTACTCTTCCTCCTCCCTCCTGGACTAACACTGCTCATCGCCACGGCGTTAAG GTGTTGGGGACTTTCATTACTGAATGGGATGAGGGAAGGACTGCCTGTAATACATTGCTTTCAACAAAGGAAACTGCACATATGTATGCAGAACGTCTGGCAGAGCTTGCCGCTGATTTAGGTTTTGATGGGTGGCTA ATAAATATGGAAGTGAATTTGGATCCTGGTCAAATTCCTAATTTGATAGAGTTTGTAGACCATTTATCACTAACAATGCATTCTTCTGTTCCTGGATCGTTAGTGCTATG GTATGACAGTGTTACAGTTGAGGGTAAATTGAATTGGCAAGATCAACTAAATGAACATAATAAGCCATTCTTTGATATATGTGATGGAATATTTGTGAACTATACATGGAAG GAAGACTATCCAAGGCTGTCTGCAGCTGTTGCCAATGAGCGGAAGTTCGATGTGTACATGGGAATCGATGTATTTGGAAGGAACACATATGGTGGTGGACAGTGGAAT GTAGATGTTGCTCTTGATTTACTAAGAAAGAATGATGTCTCTGCTGCAATATTTGCTCCTGGATGGGTCTATGAGACAAAGCAAGCACCAGATTTTGAGACTGCTCAGAATAG TTGGTGGGGTCAGGTGGAAAAGTCATGGGGAGTACTGCGAAAATTTCCTGGACCATTACCATTCTACACTAATTTTGATCAG GGACGTGGTTACCATATTTCAGTTGATGGTGACAATGTATCAGATACAACTTGGTGCAACATTTCTTGCCAAGGTTTCCAG CCACAACTTAAGCTTCTTGATCCTTCAAATTCTATTCAAGTTTCTGTAGA CTTGAAGGAAACATCATATAGTGGAGGGGGAAACATTACATTCAAAGGATCCCTTGAAGAGAAAACTTACTTTGAGAGCAAAATATTTCAAGTAGGGTTTCTTTTGAGCGAGTTGCCTGTCCACTTTATCTATACT GTGAAATCGGATAGCAATTCTTCATTAGGACTTAAGCTCGAGTTCACCTCCACTGGCGAAGGCAGAAGAGCATCTATTCTTCTTGCATCCCGGGAAGTGAATAACTTTTCAGACAAGTTCAGCAAAGTAATCATGACTCGTGAACGCAAGGGATTTTCCTCTGGATGGGTTATAAATGAAGGTGTAGTTGCAATGAGTGGATACACTTTAAGAGAAATTCATGCAGTGTGCTATAGATCAGATTCAAATGACAATGATGGAACTGTGGCTTCTCCATCAGAATATTTTGCACTTCTTGGTCACATCACAATCAAGAGTGTGGACTATAAGTCAGATTTTCCTCTGTCTTCTTCCTGGCTAGTTGATGGCAGCTGCATAAAATGGACATCAGACCCTCTGGGTTCAAAGACCCTTGATGTTAAGATTTCTTGGAAATTAAAACATGAGAATAGTTATCTATTTCTGAAGTTCAACGTTTACTTGgtaaaattatcaaaacaagCAGGTGGCAATCCAGGTACAACATTGGAGGATGTAAAAGAGTACCTTGGAGTAGCACAAGTAAGCTGTTTCTATGTTTCTGACCTAAAAGTTTCTTCAGACACTTCTACTctcaaatttataatacaagTCTGCGGTGTAGATGGGACAATTCAGGAATTGGACGAGTCTCCATATTATGAATTGGAGGTTGAAGGTCCTTAA
- the LOC106777620 gene encoding uncharacterized protein LOC106777620 isoform X2 translates to MSFQPSTFAMSMLHQRIIIIIFFTLLLPVTSATASGPCRFSFPDGDRLYNYTLSSPIRNFPHGILSEDGFYKVAVNETTLWFQLCDGMVFNHDPPVCADCWDCGGPNQCGTQCNALVANKVGGYHVCTAIGRGPKIDVNIIDKKNPHTGVIVKMSNNGPKFNCSLAVSVICNSNGVQGPQALERLGACDYVTELKHPSGCAVIINVHGGGLGWFGTLMIIVLCLFAAYLLAGIVYRFFFLGIRGVDIIPNLDFWVSLPRRLQSLCSSLVRRFKGPSESYRSSYSPVNF, encoded by the exons atgtcttTTCAACCTTCCACCTTCGCAATGTCAATGCTGCATCAacgcatcatcatcatcatcttcttcacgcTTCTTCTACCCGTCACCTCCGCCACCGCCTCCGGACCTTGCCGATTCTCTTTTCCCGACGGAGACCGTCTCTACAATTACACCCTCTCTTCTCCCATCCGCAACTTCCCTCACGGCATCCTCAGCGAAGACGG ATTTTACAAAGTGGCAGTAAACGAGACCACACTTTGGTTTCAG CTTTGCGATGGAATGGTTTTCAATCATGACCCTCCAGTATGTGCTGACTGCTGG GATTGTGGAGGCCCAAATCAATGTGGGACTCAGTGCAACGCACTCGTGGCAAACAAAGTTGGAG GTTATCATGTATGCACAGCCATAGGACGTGGCCCAAAAATAGATGTTAATATAATTG ATAAGAAAAATCCCCATACTGGTGTCATTGTTAAAATGTCAAACAATGGCCCCAAGTTCAACTGTTCGCTAGCTGTATCTGTTATTTGCAATTCAAATGGAGTGCAG GGACCACAAGCTCTGGAGAGATTAGGTGCCTGTGATTAT GTTACAGAGCTGAAACACCCATCTGGTTGTGCCGTCATTATAAATGTTCATGGAGGAGGGTTGGGGTGGTTTGGCACCTTAATGATCAT TGTTTTGTGCCTTTTTGCTGCATATCTCCTGGCTGGTATAGTTTACCGATTTTTCTTCCTCGGGATTCGTGGTGTAGAT ATTATCCCTAACTTGGACTTCTGGGTCAGCTTGCCTAGGAGACTACAG AGTCTGTGTTCTTCTTTGGTAAGGAGGTTTAAGGGACCGTCTGAAAGTTACCGGAGTTCCTATTCACCTGTGAACTTCTGA